In Aquimarina sp. TRL1, a single window of DNA contains:
- a CDS encoding DUF4402 domain-containing protein — MATLKLEEITTTYRSFVDDQVLTAAQLNTIIDYFEDQHRLTRVCLSGVGIVCGMKVAYQGGGTITISPGCAVTTDGDLIRYMGNTYTHIKSFEDRDAAYERFSGIDNLIEIVPSSEELQPLSTLEDLERKVVVLYLENYKKEETPCTSTNCDTQGEEHIANIRILLLNPEEVNALHAADTVFSKHHTMEQFLNLPEAAVKRVILSQLNTKKYSQLVAAYARVMNEAPATLSALRNGIKSLFTDFDALLQIEDVVTKKNEIETAFTHLYTFSYKQLPLDIQYRYDLLRDLEMTYEEIKQQLFDLRLGCCTAETAFPKHIVLGELVQEKAYSLYRHSFYPAAIIPDGVHRLQQLKSLLNRIHQMMKAYMMHSVEQIKITPSSIGNSALGERAIPYYYQTTKELIKYWDYNKTRQFKEGYNLAYYPQFLSSLDKIRNPLDYTLEKHNFYRIEGHLGKDYASALREITDLKVQKGLAFDIKVLSIDETLEGMDITDFKCHFEDLNVILQAWLKEQECLYKDIALFFSSFQNRPPWKNTHYMAAGIASETVAAETVSPVIEASETISRNSHLGNQLEKKTLGNVYKRKVYTPLRIVENALNTSETVLGSMIKEAIKKHPDREAETIVKAIDDKVKNMAEIQQLDEDTKAVSIVYPYRLIVYVDAVEKAIPTDVSEISESRLRQFAKATKELCDLVENYQKRLHTALHKKNTVYKRKGYESRVTLLLDQLTLNCCAAEKINVLRKEIEKRKLKILESKSLAKFIERHPGLEHTGGVVPGGTFVLVYKGKEKRKKYPRPLLRAEETRTKASVAREVEEMVTRINTLSNNALTKEEVARTLHNIVGRIEDVTIAPYYDIAANTVVADFSLPYLCCSDCSPVNFIVPAPPVSLRLPAAHVCLDEDTQPLLFEVQPTEGIVKAVVSLGENGGVRRNDDAKFVFDPTLVSPGLYGKEITFTVNDQVTDCVIKVYKKPAIGLSHTVQYLDEIRSRARVIYTLSGDQLGETIAYRWTFGNEESSTESPNSDGVLTKEFSLPVNESNSMTTHLEMTNGICTMEASTQINFEGPIAVDLTLLETEICLDTSTSEPRVIGTIPSPAEATIAIADPITEITIDGTDILIHPSNFIAFDQEIGFTVAGETVSAKLTVRKKPEVGIKFSPNPLVVQQGDTEVTVDLGISNNNDFNEDLFEYSWNVGTANPKKGKQITHTFTGLETQTASQISLAVDLEVTGVPCIIAPLLNVKIPVQVLREDSVVISLSEEDFCEDDKRFYPFTITPDGSTVTIDGEGVVTRNGQQGFVPSTASTGTVNFTVDGNPSGVFVTVHSIPDATVFYTANAASFVIAATTPPEANWTYHWDIVLRDGNNNVLDASGLVIRNHVVSWSREEIPAAFVELTLTVGSSAGTNVECDQVITEVIDIHKISCEENQFGMVRLMHQLLQKMVKDGQLTSTNPILKQLVNRIVEEYAFFSREENQNLYEPVNSTTAIDRFNTFLAADGDWTTDTIKTTQDKNFFKSAMELLYRLATMVTQCADVDLKEVENTIAALLRKLDIISTNTPMTALRANPVFRPSGTIKMDTFSKAITSRVTMKKVLDILKGKE, encoded by the coding sequence CTTAGTACATTAGAAGATTTGGAACGGAAAGTAGTGGTGTTATACCTGGAAAATTACAAAAAAGAAGAAACGCCTTGTACTTCCACAAATTGTGATACACAGGGAGAAGAACATATTGCCAATATTCGGATACTGCTACTCAATCCGGAAGAAGTGAATGCCTTGCACGCAGCAGATACTGTTTTTTCGAAACACCATACGATGGAGCAATTTCTAAACCTCCCGGAAGCAGCTGTAAAAAGAGTTATTCTCAGTCAATTAAACACGAAAAAATACAGTCAGCTGGTTGCAGCATATGCCCGGGTAATGAATGAAGCACCAGCAACTTTATCCGCATTGAGAAATGGAATAAAAAGCCTGTTCACAGATTTTGATGCACTGCTGCAAATAGAAGATGTCGTAACCAAAAAAAATGAAATAGAGACAGCGTTTACCCATCTGTATACCTTCTCGTATAAGCAATTACCACTCGATATTCAATATCGTTATGATTTACTTAGAGATTTGGAGATGACCTATGAAGAAATTAAGCAGCAATTATTCGATTTGAGACTAGGATGCTGTACAGCCGAAACGGCATTTCCTAAGCATATCGTCTTAGGTGAACTCGTACAGGAAAAAGCCTACTCCCTGTATCGGCATTCGTTCTATCCGGCAGCGATAATACCAGATGGGGTACATCGATTACAACAACTAAAAAGCTTACTTAATAGAATTCATCAAATGATGAAAGCCTATATGATGCATAGTGTAGAGCAGATAAAAATTACGCCATCCAGCATCGGCAATAGTGCTTTGGGAGAACGTGCCATTCCTTATTACTACCAAACGACGAAAGAACTGATCAAATATTGGGATTATAACAAAACCCGTCAGTTCAAAGAAGGATATAATCTAGCCTATTACCCTCAATTTTTATCCTCTTTGGATAAGATACGCAACCCTCTGGATTATACTCTGGAGAAACATAACTTTTATAGAATCGAAGGTCATTTGGGAAAAGATTATGCATCAGCACTACGAGAAATAACCGACCTGAAAGTTCAAAAAGGTTTGGCATTTGATATTAAGGTATTGAGTATTGATGAAACTCTGGAGGGGATGGATATAACAGATTTTAAATGCCATTTTGAAGACCTAAATGTGATCCTTCAAGCCTGGTTAAAGGAGCAAGAGTGTTTGTATAAAGATATTGCCCTTTTCTTTTCGAGTTTTCAGAACAGACCTCCCTGGAAAAATACACATTATATGGCAGCAGGAATTGCCTCTGAGACGGTAGCAGCAGAAACAGTATCTCCGGTTATAGAAGCATCGGAAACCATATCCCGAAACAGTCACCTGGGAAATCAATTAGAAAAAAAGACCCTTGGGAATGTGTATAAAAGAAAGGTCTATACTCCTTTGCGTATTGTAGAAAATGCTTTGAATACTTCAGAAACAGTATTAGGAAGTATGATTAAAGAAGCGATAAAGAAGCATCCTGACAGAGAAGCAGAAACTATTGTCAAAGCAATTGATGACAAAGTAAAAAATATGGCAGAGATTCAGCAATTAGATGAGGATACAAAGGCAGTATCCATTGTATACCCATATCGACTAATTGTATATGTTGATGCAGTAGAAAAAGCCATTCCTACCGATGTTTCGGAAATCAGTGAAAGCAGGCTCCGTCAGTTTGCAAAAGCGACCAAAGAATTATGTGATTTGGTAGAAAACTACCAAAAAAGATTACATACAGCATTACACAAAAAGAATACTGTTTACAAACGAAAAGGGTATGAATCAAGAGTAACATTATTGCTGGATCAGTTGACGCTTAACTGTTGTGCTGCAGAAAAGATTAATGTGCTAAGAAAAGAAATAGAAAAACGAAAACTTAAAATATTAGAAAGCAAGTCACTCGCTAAGTTTATCGAAAGACATCCCGGTTTAGAACATACCGGAGGTGTAGTGCCAGGAGGAACATTTGTATTAGTGTATAAAGGAAAAGAAAAGAGAAAAAAATATCCGAGACCATTATTGCGGGCAGAAGAAACCCGAACAAAAGCCAGTGTAGCTAGAGAAGTAGAAGAAATGGTGACTCGTATCAATACCTTGTCTAATAATGCATTGACAAAAGAAGAGGTAGCAAGAACACTACACAATATAGTAGGACGTATAGAGGATGTTACCATAGCTCCTTATTATGATATTGCAGCAAATACAGTCGTGGCAGATTTTTCATTGCCTTATCTGTGCTGTAGTGACTGCAGCCCTGTTAACTTTATTGTTCCGGCTCCTCCTGTATCCCTGAGATTACCGGCAGCACATGTATGCCTTGATGAAGATACTCAACCTCTTTTATTCGAAGTACAACCTACTGAAGGTATTGTCAAAGCAGTAGTATCTTTGGGGGAGAATGGAGGTGTACGAAGAAATGATGATGCTAAGTTTGTTTTTGATCCGACTTTGGTAAGCCCTGGTTTATATGGAAAAGAAATTACGTTTACCGTGAATGATCAGGTAACTGATTGTGTGATAAAAGTATATAAGAAACCAGCCATAGGATTATCACATACCGTACAATATTTAGATGAAATAAGAAGCCGGGCAAGAGTTATCTATACTCTTTCCGGAGATCAGTTAGGAGAGACGATTGCCTATAGATGGACCTTTGGAAATGAAGAGAGTAGTACTGAATCACCTAATTCAGATGGAGTATTAACCAAAGAGTTTTCGCTTCCGGTTAATGAATCGAATAGCATGACCACTCATCTGGAAATGACGAATGGGATCTGTACGATGGAAGCAAGTACTCAGATCAATTTTGAGGGGCCTATAGCAGTAGATTTAACACTTTTGGAAACCGAAATATGTTTAGACACAAGCACCTCTGAACCTCGTGTAATAGGAACAATCCCTAGTCCGGCAGAAGCAACCATTGCTATAGCAGATCCGATCACAGAGATCACTATAGATGGGACGGATATCTTAATTCATCCATCTAATTTTATAGCCTTTGATCAGGAAATCGGTTTTACAGTAGCAGGAGAAACTGTAAGTGCAAAATTAACCGTACGGAAGAAACCAGAAGTTGGTATAAAGTTTTCACCCAACCCACTGGTAGTACAACAAGGAGATACAGAAGTAACAGTAGATCTCGGTATCAGTAATAATAATGATTTTAATGAGGATTTATTTGAATATTCCTGGAATGTAGGAACCGCTAATCCGAAAAAAGGGAAACAGATTACTCATACATTTACAGGATTAGAAACCCAAACTGCCAGTCAGATAAGTCTGGCTGTCGATCTGGAGGTAACAGGAGTCCCTTGTATAATAGCCCCTCTTCTCAATGTCAAAATTCCTGTGCAGGTACTTAGAGAAGATTCAGTAGTAATCTCATTATCAGAAGAAGATTTCTGTGAGGACGATAAGCGGTTCTATCCGTTTACCATCACTCCAGATGGGAGTACGGTCACTATTGATGGGGAAGGCGTTGTAACCCGAAACGGTCAACAAGGCTTTGTACCTTCAACAGCCAGTACTGGAACTGTTAATTTTACAGTAGATGGAAATCCCTCAGGAGTATTCGTGACAGTGCATTCGATACCAGATGCAACTGTTTTTTATACGGCTAATGCAGCCAGTTTTGTCATCGCTGCAACTACACCTCCAGAGGCAAACTGGACATATCACTGGGATATCGTTTTAAGAGATGGAAACAACAATGTGTTGGACGCTAGTGGTTTAGTGATTAGGAATCATGTGGTTAGCTGGAGTAGAGAAGAAATTCCTGCAGCTTTTGTAGAACTCACTCTAACTGTAGGAAGTAGTGCAGGAACAAATGTAGAGTGTGATCAGGTAATTACAGAAGTGATCGATATACATAAAATAAGTTGTGAAGAAAACCAATTCGGGATGGTGCGGCTAATGCATCAGCTTCTTCAAAAAATGGTAAAAGACGGACAGTTGACCAGTACCAATCCGATATTGAAACAATTGGTGAATCGCATTGTAGAAGAGTATGCATTTTTTTCCAGAGAAGAAAATCAGAACCTCTATGAACCAGTCAATAGTACTACAGCTATAGATCGATTTAATACCTTTTTGGCGGCAGATGGAGACTGGACAACCGATACGATAAAAACAACACAGGATAAAAACTTTTTTAAATCCGCTATGGAGCTGCTGTACAGATTAGCTACTATGGTTACTCAATGTGCAGATGTAGACCTTAAAGAGGTCGAAAATACGATAGCTGCATTATTGCGAAAATTAGACATTATTTCTACCAATACACCTATGACTGCGTTGAGAGCGAATCCTGTATTCAGACCATCGGGAACCATTAAAATGGACACCTTTTCCAAGGCAATTACAAGTCGTGTGACAATGAAGAAAGTACTGGATATACTAAAAGGAAAAGAATGA